The following DNA comes from Cyanobacteriota bacterium.
TTGAGGCCATTCGTGCTCTCAAGCAAGAACTAAACGCTGTGATTCTGGCACATTACTATCAAGAGCCTGATATTCAAGATATTGCCGATTACATCGGCGACTCTCTGGGGCTTTCCCGACAAGCAGCAGCTACCGATGCTGATGTGATTGTGTTTGCGGGCGTGCACTTCATGGCAGAAACAGCTAAAATTCTCAACCCTCACAAGCTGGTGCTACTGCCTGATGTAAATGCGGGTTGCTCATTGGCAGATAGTTGTCCACCTGCTGAATTTGCCCAGTTTAAGGCACAACATCCTGGACATTTGGTTATTTCTTACATAAATTGTACGGCGGAAATTAAGGCTATGAGTGACATTGTTTGCACTAGCTCGAATGCTGTGCAGATTGTGAAGCAAATTCCAGCAGATCAGCCAATTATCTTTGCACCGGATCGCAACTTGGGCAAGTACGTGATGGAAAAAACTGGTCGGGAGATGGTGCTATGGCAGGGCAGTTGCATAGTGCACGAAACTTTCTCGGAGAAGAAGGTTGTGCAACTGATGATTGACCATCCTGAGGCGGAGATGATTGCTCATCCTGAGTGTGAACCTGCGGTGTTACGCCATGCGAACTACATTGGTTCTACAACAGCTCTGCTCAACTATGTCCAGCGCAGTACTCGCCAAGCATTTATTGTGGCTACGGAACCGGGGATTATTCACCAGATGCAGAAAGTAGCCCCAAGCAAGCAATTTATTCCGGCACCACCATTGAATAACTGCGCTTGCAATGAATGTCCTCACATGCGCCTTAACACTCTAGAGAAGTTGTATCGCTGTATGCGCGATCGCACCCCTGAGATCACACTGCCTGAAGATGTTCGCATAGCTGCCCTAAAACCCATCCAGCGCATGTTGGCCATGAGTGCTTAGGGTTGGGTCACACCTTTTGCACAAATCGTTGCCCTAATAATCCTTGGGGACGAATCAGGAGCATAACTAGCAGCAGGCCGAAGGCGATCGCATCCTTATAGGCATTCACACTAGCAGGCACAAACGCCTCGACTATGCCTAGGGTTAGCCCACCAACCACAGCACCCGGAATGCTACCTAGTCCACCTAGTACAATTACAGCTAAACCCTTCAGTCCCAAGCTAATGCCAAAATAGGGGCCTGCAATCCCGCTGCTGACTCCTATTAGCGTTCCTGCTACCCCTGCTAGGGCACTGCTCAGAAAAAAGGTGAACACAATGTAGGCATCAACATTAATGCCCAGCAAACTAGCCATAACGGGGTCTTCGGCGACGGCACGCATAGCCTTGCCCACTAGAGTCAGGCGAATCAGGGCTGTGAGGACAATTACCATGGCTATCGATACTCCAAACATTAAGACTTGGATGGTGCGTATTCGATAAGGCTGATTGGTCGTACCGATATTCAAGGCAGCGGGCAGTGATCCCAACACATTGGACGGAAAGGTATAGGCTTCAGCCCCCACCAAGTACTGGATCAGATTTACAATTACCAGTGCCACACCTAGGCTAGAGACTACTGTCAGCAGGGTATCAGCCCCTCGCCGCCGCAACGGACGAAAAGCTAGCCGTTCAACACCAATGCCGACTAGACCAGCTAAGAGGCTCCCTAACACTAGAGCCAATGGGAAGGGCAACTGTACTGGTAAGGCACTGTTGGCTAATAGCCCATTGAAGCCGAACTGCCCACCCATGAGGGCATAGGTAAAGTAGGCTCCAACAGCCAGAATAGCTCCGTGGGCAAAATTGATGATCCCCAGGATGGAAAATACTAGGGTGTAGCCGAGGGCAACGATGCAGTAGACGCTACCGATCGATAAGCCGTTGACTAGCAATTGCAACAAAACAGTTAGAGTCATGGGGGCAGATCAGTAAGTTGGTCTAGGTAACGCTCAATTAAGAGAATAGCCACGATGTCATCAACAGGACGGGGTGGCAGTCGCAAACCTTGGGGAATGAAACGATACAGTCCACGGGCAGGATACATGCGCCAATAGCGATTGCGGGCTTCAAGAGTGCTATGACGTTCATCTACCATGACTACTCGCGGCAGAGTCGGCAAATCTTGCAGATGTTGCTTCCAACGGTTCGCTGTAGTTTGGTTGCCCATCACTAACAGGGAAATAGGAAACTGGGTTTGTAGTCGTTGCAGTTCAGCCAGTACGCGATTGGCTGGCAAAATGTCTTGGTAGTGTAAGCGGCGATCAACCCCCATCACGGCAATGCCACATTTGTCGCGACCGGGATCAAATCCCAAAATCATTGGTTGATCAGGCATAGGCAAAGTAGTGGCAGAAGTGAATAGTGGCAGAAATGGTTGCAGAGGCTTTTAGAAAACAGAGCTTACAGAACATGGGGCCAAGCATCAAGGCCAAGCCGGTATTCTACTACAGACATACCTTAGCCAAGCCTATATAGTGGATACCGTAGGGTGACACCTGAAAACGACAGGGCAGGACGGTGAGGCCATGGGCGATCGCCGATCTCAGTAACGCTCCATAGGTAGGGTCAGCACTATCACCAGGCGCAAAATAGGGACAATCTCCCCGGTTGATGAAGTACAGCATCACTGCCCGTGATTGAGGCAACAGTGCCATCAATTCCCGCAGGTGTTTTTGGCCTCTGGTTGTCACTGTATCTGGAAACAGCGCCAAATTTCCTGCTGTCCAAGTCGTGTTTTTTACCTCTACATAGATGGGAGGGTCGGCTGCCAGTCGAAAGTCAATCCGGCTACGCTCTTGGCCATAGACCACCTCACTAGAGACCTGAGCATAGTTGCCTAACTCCGGTAAGAGATGAGTCTCCAGCATATGTTTCACAATGCGATTAGGTAATGCTGTATTGACTCCAACCCAGACGGGTTCACCATTTACTGACGCTCCTTGGCTTTGGTTACCACTAGGAACTTGTACCATCTCCCAAGTGTAGGGCAATTTCCGGCTAGGGTTATGGCTGTAGGATACCTGCACGGGCATTCCAGGGATATAAATGCCTGTCATCGGGCCAGTATTGGGACAGTGGGCCGTAATCAGTTCCCCAGAGTCAAGCTGAATCTCAGCAAAGAAGCGTTTGTAGCGCTTGACCAATACACCTGACAACAGAGATGGATATTCGTAGACAAGAGCATGGGAAGGCATGGAACTAATTGTTAAGGAAGACTTGAGTCCTCAGTAAGCACGGCAACTACACTTACATCCTAACTTTCCCTTTGAGCAGTCTATGCAATGGTCTAGCTACCAATAGCGATGGTCAAGTCCCGCTGGTGTCTAGCTAGCTGGTGTAGGCTTGTTGGTATACAGCTATACTCAGAGGTTGGCGCTATAGGAATCTCTAGCAGTTGGCTGAATTCTTGGCAAACGGACGGATATAAACCAAGATTCACAGTATACTTTGGCAGTTACCCTAAAAAATGTAGTAGACTCTGGCTGAACTTTCTAATACTAGTCACCATGCCGCTCCATTCTTACCACTTGGCTGCGTTTCTAGTCTCTGCTGTCGTGGTTATTCTGACAACGCCGATCGTTGAAAAGATCGGTCTGAAGGTTGGTTGTATCGACCATCCTGGGGAACGCAAGATCCACAAGCGTCCAATGGTGCGTATGGGTGGTGTAGCTATCTTTACCGGAGCCTTGGTTGCTTTACTCATTGCTTGGTGGACAGGTGGATTTGGGGTATTGCCTGCCCATAAATCAGATGAGGTCTGGGGAGTGGCGATCGGTGCCTTCTCCTTTTTCTTGCTTGGTTTAACGGATGATTTAGTAGGTCTTTCTCCCCTGTTTCGCCTGGGAATGCAGATATTGATTGCTGGGGTGGCATGGCAAGTTGGGGTTCGCATTGAGTTTTTAACTATTCCCTTCGTGGGGTTAGAAGAGTTACCCATGTGGCTAAGTTTAATTATTACAGTTGGCTGGCTAGTGGGTATGGCTAATGCCATTAATATGATCGATGGAGTAGATGGCCTAGCTGCTGGTGTATCAGGCATTGCGGCTGTGGTTATGCTCGTCGTGAGTCTGTTTATGAATCAACCTGCTGCTGCCCTGATTGCAGCATCTTTGGCTGGGGCGGCGATCGGCTTTTTGCGCTACAACTTTAACCCAGCGAAGATTTTCATGGGAGATGGTGGTGCCTATTTCATGGGCTTTACCCTGGCTGCTGTTGGTGTGGTAGGTTTAGTTAAAAGTGTAACCACTGTAGCCGTACTTCTACCGTATCTAATTCTGGCAGTGCCAATCCTGGATATTTCTGCTGTTGTGATCGTGCGGCTTCGCGATGGTAAGTCTCCCTTTTCCGCAGACAAACGTCACCTGCACCATC
Coding sequences within:
- the nadA gene encoding quinolinate synthase NadA — encoded protein: MLTAVLSQANPRQPTVSHLPHDLFEAIRALKQELNAVILAHYYQEPDIQDIADYIGDSLGLSRQAAATDADVIVFAGVHFMAETAKILNPHKLVLLPDVNAGCSLADSCPPAEFAQFKAQHPGHLVISYINCTAEIKAMSDIVCTSSNAVQIVKQIPADQPIIFAPDRNLGKYVMEKTGREMVLWQGSCIVHETFSEKKVVQLMIDHPEAEMIAHPECEPAVLRHANYIGSTTALLNYVQRSTRQAFIVATEPGIIHQMQKVAPSKQFIPAPPLNNCACNECPHMRLNTLEKLYRCMRDRTPEITLPEDVRIAALKPIQRMLAMSA
- a CDS encoding branched-chain amino acid ABC transporter permease, translating into MTLTVLLQLLVNGLSIGSVYCIVALGYTLVFSILGIINFAHGAILAVGAYFTYALMGGQFGFNGLLANSALPVQLPFPLALVLGSLLAGLVGIGVERLAFRPLRRRGADTLLTVVSSLGVALVIVNLIQYLVGAEAYTFPSNVLGSLPAALNIGTTNQPYRIRTIQVLMFGVSIAMVIVLTALIRLTLVGKAMRAVAEDPVMASLLGINVDAYIVFTFFLSSALAGVAGTLIGVSSGIAGPYFGISLGLKGLAVIVLGGLGSIPGAVVGGLTLGIVEAFVPASVNAYKDAIAFGLLLVMLLIRPQGLLGQRFVQKV
- a CDS encoding pre-16S rRNA-processing nuclease YqgF, producing MPDQPMILGFDPGRDKCGIAVMGVDRRLHYQDILPANRVLAELQRLQTQFPISLLVMGNQTTANRWKQHLQDLPTLPRVVMVDERHSTLEARNRYWRMYPARGLYRFIPQGLRLPPRPVDDIVAILLIERYLDQLTDLPP
- the sfsA gene encoding DNA/RNA nuclease SfsA, with amino-acid sequence MPSHALVYEYPSLLSGVLVKRYKRFFAEIQLDSGELITAHCPNTGPMTGIYIPGMPVQVSYSHNPSRKLPYTWEMVQVPSGNQSQGASVNGEPVWVGVNTALPNRIVKHMLETHLLPELGNYAQVSSEVVYGQERSRIDFRLAADPPIYVEVKNTTWTAGNLALFPDTVTTRGQKHLRELMALLPQSRAVMLYFINRGDCPYFAPGDSADPTYGALLRSAIAHGLTVLPCRFQVSPYGIHYIGLAKVCL
- a CDS encoding undecaprenyl/decaprenyl-phosphate alpha-N-acetylglucosaminyl 1-phosphate transferase; its protein translation is MPLHSYHLAAFLVSAVVVILTTPIVEKIGLKVGCIDHPGERKIHKRPMVRMGGVAIFTGALVALLIAWWTGGFGVLPAHKSDEVWGVAIGAFSFFLLGLTDDLVGLSPLFRLGMQILIAGVAWQVGVRIEFLTIPFVGLEELPMWLSLIITVGWLVGMANAINMIDGVDGLAAGVSGIAAVVMLVVSLFMNQPAAALIAASLAGAAIGFLRYNFNPAKIFMGDGGAYFMGFTLAAVGVVGLVKSVTTVAVLLPYLILAVPILDISAVVIVRLRDGKSPFSADKRHLHHRLLQAGLSQRLTVLLIYALTLWVGSLALAVSGIPSGVGYAIGATLLLAYISWQAWRQARQS